From Oreochromis niloticus isolate F11D_XX linkage group LG14, O_niloticus_UMD_NMBU, whole genome shotgun sequence, one genomic window encodes:
- the drd2a gene encoding dopamine receptor D2a isoform X1: protein MDVFTQYAYNDSFYDNGTWSFNDTDQEQKHPYNYYAMLLTLLIFVIVFGNVLVCMAVSREKALQTTTNYLIVSLAVADLLVATLVMPWVVYLEVVGEWRFSKIHCDIFVTLDVMMCTASILNLCAISIDRYTAVAMPMLYNTRYSSRRRVTVMISVVWVLSFAISCPLLFGLNNTATRDESLCVIANPAFVVYSSIVSFYVPFIITLLVYVQIYVVLRKRRKRVNTKPKQRVSQAADPDVATSLKDKCTHPEDVRLCTMIVKTNGSFPVNKKKVIFIKDVVNEGEDLELDELNNSRSSVKQKQQIQCALGDTPATSHQLLMPNKASASPISTPPTPHKEGQKAEKNGDPASETLGNPAPIVAKAFQTQALPNGKTQTSVKTMSKRKISQQKEKKATQMLAIVLGVFIICWLPFFITHILNTHCTKCKVPAEMYNAFTWLGYVNSAVNPIIYTTFNVEFRKAFIKILHC from the exons ATGGATGTCTTTACCCAGTATGCCTACAATGACAGTTTCTATGATAATGGAACATGGAGCTTCAACGACACAGACCAAGAGCAGAAGCACCCCTACAACTACTACGCCATGCTGCTTACTCTCCTCATCTTCGTCATCGTCTTCGGCAACGTGCTGGTGTGTATGGCTGTGTCCAGGGAAAAGGCTCTGCAGACCACCACAAACTACCTGATCGTCAGCCTGGCCGTCGCTGACCTTCTGGTGGCCACACTTGTTATGCCCTGGGTTGTCTACTTAGAG GTGGTGGGAGAGTGGCGCTTTAGCAAGATCCACTGTGACATCTTTGTCACTCTGGATGTGATGATGTGTACAGCCAGCATCCTCAATCTCTGTGCCATCAGCATTGATCG CTACACTGCAGTTGCAATGCCAATGCTGTACAATACCCGCTACAGTTCCAGGAGACGGGTCACGGTGATGATCTCTGTGGTTTGGGTACTGTCTTTCGCCATATCCTGTCCCCTGTTGTTTGGCCTAAATAACACAG CTACTCGTGATGAGTCTCTCTGTGTGATCGCCAATCCAGCCTTTGTGGTGTACTCTTCCATTGTGTCCTTTTATGTACCCTTCATCATCACTCTGCTCGTTTATGTCCAAATTTATGTGGTCCTGAGGAAGCGCAGAAAACGCGTCAACACAAAACCAAAGCAGCGTGTCTCTCAGGCTGCTGACCCTGATGTGGCCACCTCACTAAAG GATAAGTGCACTCATCCAGAGGATGTGAGGCTGTGCACCATGATTGTTAAAACTAATGGGAGTTTTCCTGTCAACAAGAAGAAAGTG ATATTTATCAAAGATGTGGTGAATGAGGGAGAAGATCTGGAGCTGGATGAGCTGAATAACAGTCGAAGCAGTGTGaagcagaaacagcagatacaATGTGCTCTTGGAGACACTCCAGCCACGAGCCATCAGCTATTGATGCCCAACAAGGCCAGCGCTAGCCCCATCTCGACACCCCCTACGCCCCACAAGGAGGGCCAGAAAGCAGAAAAGAACGGTGATCCTGCCAGTGAGACCTTGGGCAATCCGGCACCCATCGTAGCCAAAGCCTTCCAGACACAGGCCTTACCTAATGGCAAGACTCAGACTTCTGTGAAAACCATGAGCAAGAGAAAGATCTCCCAGCAAAAGGAAAAGAAGGCTACCCAGATGTTAGCCATCGTCCTTG GTGTATTCATTATATGCTGGCTGCCGTTTTTCATCACACATATCTTGAACACCCACTGCACCAAATGCAAGGTTCCTGCCGAGATGTATAACGCTTTCACCTGGCTGGGCTATGTGAATAGCGCTGTAAATCCCATCATATACACCACCTTTAATGTTGAGTTCAGAAAGGCATTCATTAAGATCTTGCACTGCTGA
- the drd2a gene encoding D(2) dopamine receptor (The RefSeq protein has 4 substitutions compared to this genomic sequence), whose protein sequence is MDVFTQYAYNDSFYDNGTWGFNDTDQEQKHPYNYYAMLLTLLIFVIVFGNVLVCMAVSREKALQTTTNYLIVSLAVADLLVATLVMPWVVYLEVVGEWRFSKIHCDIFVTLDVMMCTASILNLCAISIDRYTAVAMPMLYNTRYSSRRRVTVMISVVWVLSFAISCPLLFGLNNTATRDESLCVIANPAFVVYSSIVSFYVPFIITLLVYVQIYVVLRKRRKRVNTKPKQRVSQAADPDVATSLKDKCTHPEDVRLCTMIVKTNGSFPVNKKKVIFIKDVVNEGEDLELDELNNSGSSAKQKQQIQCALGDTPATSHQLLMPNRASASPISTPPTPHKEGQKAEKNGDPASETLGNPAPIVAKAFQTQALPNGKTQTSVKTMSKRKISQQKEKKATQMLAIVLGVFIICWLPFFITHILNTHCTKCKVPAEMYNAFTWLGYVNSAVNPIIYTTFNVEFRKAFIKILHC, encoded by the exons ATGGATGTCTTTACCCAGTATGCCTACAATGACAGTTTCTATGATAATGGAACATGGAGCTTCAACGACACAGACCAAGAGCAGAAGCACCCCTACAACTACTACGCCATGCTGCTTACTCTCCTCATCTTCGTCATCGTCTTCGGCAACGTGCTGGTGTGTATGGCTGTGTCCAGGGAAAAGGCTCTGCAGACCACCACAAACTACCTGATCGTCAGCCTGGCCGTCGCTGACCTTCTGGTGGCCACACTTGTTATGCCCTGGGTTGTCTACTTAGAG GTGGTGGGAGAGTGGCGCTTTAGCAAGATCCACTGTGACATCTTTGTCACTCTGGATGTGATGATGTGTACAGCCAGCATCCTCAATCTCTGTGCCATCAGCATTGATCG CTACACTGCAGTTGCAATGCCAATGCTGTACAATACCCGCTACAGTTCCAGGAGACGGGTCACGGTGATGATCTCTGTGGTTTGGGTACTGTCTTTCGCCATATCCTGTCCCCTGTTGTTTGGCCTAAATAACACAG CTACTCGTGATGAGTCTCTCTGTGTGATCGCCAATCCAGCCTTTGTGGTGTACTCTTCCATTGTGTCCTTTTATGTACCCTTCATCATCACTCTGCTCGTTTATGTCCAAATTTATGTGGTCCTGAGGAAGCGCAGAAAACGCGTCAACACAAAACCAAAGCAGCGTGTCTCTCAGGCTGCTGACCCTGATGTGGCCACCTCACTAAAG GATAAGTGCACTCATCCAGAGGATGTGAGGCTGTGCACCATGATTGTTAAAACTAATGGGAGTTTTCCTGTCAACAAGAAGAAAGTG ATATTTATCAAAGATGTGGTGAATGAGGGAGAAGATCTGGAGCTGGATGAGCTGAATAACAGTCGAAGCAGTGTGaagcagaaacagcagatacaATGTGCTCTTGGAGACACTCCAGCCACGAGCCATCAGCTATTGATGCCCAACAAGGCCAGCGCTAGCCCCATCTCGACACCCCCTACGCCCCACAAGGAGGGCCAGAAAGCAGAAAAGAACGGTGATCCTGCCAGTGAGACCTTGGGCAATCCGGCACCCATCGTAGCCAAAGCCTTCCAGACACAGGCCTTACCTAATGGCAAGACTCAGACTTCTGTGAAAACCATGAGCAAGAGAAAGATCTCCCAGCAAAAGGAAAAGAAGGCTACCCAGATGTTAGCCATCGTCCTTG GTGTATTCATTATATGCTGGCTGCCGTTTTTCATCACACATATCTTGAACACCCACTGCACCAAATGCAAGGTTCCTGCCGAGATGTATAACGCTTTCACCTGGCTGGGCTATGTGAATAGCGCTGTAAATCCCATCATATACACCACCTTTAATGTTGAGTTCAGAAAGGCATTCATTAAGATCTTGCACTGCTGA